One window of the Chloroflexota bacterium genome contains the following:
- a CDS encoding VOC family protein, which produces MRMIFVNLPVKNLTASRDFFDALGFSFNPEYSNEKAACMIVDENIFVMLLTEPFFQGFINGEIADATKTTEVLTCLSASSPEEVDSLISKALAAGGKPWKPTSAQGPMYGGSFQDLDGHVWELMHMAQAE; this is translated from the coding sequence ATGCGAATGATCTTTGTGAACCTGCCCGTGAAGAACCTGACGGCGTCGCGGGACTTCTTCGACGCGCTGGGCTTCAGCTTCAATCCGGAGTACTCCAACGAGAAGGCCGCCTGCATGATCGTGGACGAGAACATCTTCGTCATGCTGCTGACCGAGCCGTTCTTTCAGGGCTTCATCAACGGCGAGATCGCCGACGCGACGAAGACGACTGAGGTGTTGACGTGCCTCTCGGCCAGCAGCCCCGAGGAGGTCGACAGCCTGATCTCGAAGGCGCTGGCGGCCGGCGGCAAGCCCTGGAAGCCGACCTCCGCGCAGGGACCGATGTACGGGGGCAGCTTCCAGGATCTCGACGGGCACGTGTGGGAGCTGATGCACATGGCGCAAGCCGAGTAG